Proteins found in one Hippopotamus amphibius kiboko isolate mHipAmp2 chromosome 12, mHipAmp2.hap2, whole genome shotgun sequence genomic segment:
- the LOC130833817 gene encoding olfactory receptor 8S1-like, with the protein MKNLTIITEFVLIGFSRNPQIQTTLFTLFLVIYLLTLMGNLMMILVIRTDSHLKTPMYFFLSHLSFLDLSFSSVTMPKMLENLLTQKKTISMWGCMTQSFFLLLSGGTEACLLSAMAYDRYAAICHPLLYGMVVNRPLCVGMVIAAWGVGFVNSLTNNLFTYNLHFCGPSVILHFCCELPSLFPLSCTDPTTSAALLAVSCALLGFVTLSLILFSYSRIISAIVSIRSPGAQGKAFSTCSSHLTVVLLFYGTALFRYMIPLSGSMWERVLSIQYSVITSLLNPLIYSLKNQEVKAALHRLLKQ; encoded by the coding sequence ATGAAAAATCTCACCATCATTACTGAGTTTGTCCTCATAGGATTTTCCAGAAATCCCCAGATCCAGACCACACTTTTTACATTGTTTCTGGTGATTTACCTCTTGACTCTGATGGGGAACCTGATGATGATCCTGGTGATCCGCACTGATTCTCACCTTAaaacacccatgtacttcttcctaaGTCACCTGTCATTTCTGGATCTCTCCTTTTCTTCAGTAACCATGCCCAAGATGCTGGAGAACTTATTAACTCAAAAGAAAACCATCTCTATGTGGGGCTGCATGACCCAGAGTTTCTTTCTCCTActctctgggggcacagaggCCTGCCTACTCTCtgccatggcctatgaccgctatgctGCCATCTGCCACCCTCTGCTCTATGGCATGGTTGTGAACAGGCCTCTCTGTGTCGGGATGGTGATTGCAGCGTGGGGAGTGGGGTTCGTAAACTCACTGACAAACAACCTTTTCACTTACAACCTACATTTCTGTGGCCCCAGTGTCATCCTTCACTTCTGCTGTGAGCTGCCTTCACTCTTCCCTCTGTCCTGCACTGATCCTACCACCAGCGCGGCCCTTCTTGCTGTGTCATGTGCATTGTTAGGATTTGTAACACTTTCCCTGATCCTCTTCTCTTATTCTAGAATCATCTCTGCTATTGTAAGCATCCGTTCTCCTGGGGCTCAAGGCAAAGCCTTCTCTACATGTTCTTCCCACCTCACTGTGGTGCTTTTGTTCTATGGGACGGCCTTATTCAGGTACATGATCCCTCTCTCGGGCTCCATGTGGGAGCGCGTGCTCTCCATTCAGTACAGTGTGATCACATCCTTGCTGAACCCCCTCATCTACAGCCTCAAGAACCAGGAGGTGAAGGCAGCCCTGCATAGACTGTTGAAGCAATAA